In a single window of the Agrobacterium vitis genome:
- a CDS encoding DUF3486 family protein — protein MTKGRGRLSSLQLLPRECNHVVQWAAEQLQDTSTSQIDIYKEFVTKLEQVQKESRGELDFKIPSFSSFNRYSINLDELTRQINEAREMASAVASTFDAEESDDLTLVATEAIKALVLASTRTKRDTIDPKGIASLAAALHKASQAQSVSSDRRRKVETDFKQKAEKVFATVSGQMDADGKPDGKEVLRKIREDIYGIFEK, from the coding sequence ATGACAAAAGGGCGCGGCCGGCTGAGTTCGCTCCAACTGCTGCCGAGGGAATGCAACCATGTGGTCCAGTGGGCGGCAGAGCAGCTTCAGGATACGAGCACCTCGCAGATCGATATCTACAAGGAGTTCGTCACCAAGCTGGAACAGGTGCAAAAGGAGTCTCGTGGCGAACTGGACTTCAAGATCCCGAGCTTCAGCTCGTTCAACAGATATTCGATCAATCTGGACGAACTGACACGTCAGATCAACGAAGCGAGAGAGATGGCGTCGGCGGTCGCATCAACCTTCGATGCCGAGGAAAGCGACGATCTTACGCTTGTGGCAACCGAGGCCATCAAGGCTCTCGTGTTGGCCAGCACCCGAACCAAGAGAGACACGATTGACCCGAAGGGCATCGCCTCCCTGGCTGCCGCTCTTCACAAAGCATCCCAAGCTCAATCGGTATCCTCGGACCGCCGGCGCAAGGTTGAGACCGACTTCAAACAGAAGGCCGAGAAGGTGTTCGCGACGGTCTCGGGCCAGATGGATGCCGATGGCAAGCCCGACGGCAAAGAAGTGCTGCGCAAGATCCGCGAAGACATCTACGGGATCTTTGAGAAATGA
- a CDS encoding gp16 family protein, with amino-acid sequence MTSSIAAIHVAKKQLGLDDDTYRAKLTNITGKASVKAMDEDERQKVLTVFRNEGFAPASAAKGKRKPLEGKFAKKMQALWIAGYNLGIVENRDDAALLAFVTRQTGLDHVRFLHHADDARAAIEGLKKWLAREAGVGFGSTNGQEWLASDGAKIAWAQWKILKPGADLIVRKGFDNEVASLLHFGAIWLGDLNPSQWRTVMNALGERVRAQKGGA; translated from the coding sequence ATGACTTCCTCCATCGCAGCAATCCACGTTGCTAAGAAGCAGCTCGGCCTGGATGATGATACCTACCGGGCCAAGCTGACGAACATTACCGGCAAGGCTTCGGTCAAGGCCATGGACGAGGATGAGCGCCAGAAGGTGCTCACCGTCTTTCGCAATGAAGGGTTCGCGCCAGCATCCGCCGCCAAGGGCAAGCGCAAGCCCTTGGAGGGCAAGTTTGCCAAAAAAATGCAGGCGCTTTGGATTGCCGGTTATAATCTCGGCATTGTCGAAAACCGCGACGATGCTGCGCTGCTGGCCTTTGTCACGCGCCAGACCGGGTTGGATCATGTTCGGTTTCTTCATCATGCCGACGACGCGAGAGCCGCCATCGAGGGACTGAAAAAGTGGCTGGCCCGTGAGGCAGGTGTCGGCTTCGGAAGCACCAACGGCCAGGAGTGGCTTGCAAGTGACGGGGCAAAGATCGCCTGGGCGCAATGGAAGATATTGAAACCCGGCGCTGACCTAATCGTGCGCAAGGGCTTCGACAACGAGGTGGCTTCTCTGCTGCATTTTGGTGCGATCTGGCTGGGTGACTTGAACCCAAGCCAGTGGCGCACCGTCATGAACGCCCTGGGCGAACGGGTGCGCGCTCAAAAGGGAGGTGCGTGA
- a CDS encoding AAA family ATPase produces MNKHINTSQFNGASWERPVQAPEVSANKSDADIEKWWELIDRVIAVARQFRWTKAEVTRRSGMKEGTFSQWFSGRYEGRLDGHNTMIEQWLDALEASASIAAMIPQSPPFMKLRGSAEVLETLTWAQICPDLVMITLGAGMGKTATCEYFTNTRPHVYHATVSESTKTVHGMLTELAEQLAVQENNPARLARAIGTKLKRTGDGTLLIVDEGQHLNDEALNQLRHFVDVYKCGVAVVGNSEVYSRFASNKKGPSYAQLKSRIGKRLQRVQPYSDDLQTYIAAWNVTDPACIKFLMGIGLKGGAFRQIERTMRMALMVALGAGTEVGLKDIQAAWKNRDVEDMA; encoded by the coding sequence ATGAACAAGCACATCAACACAAGTCAGTTTAACGGCGCTTCCTGGGAGCGCCCCGTCCAGGCACCTGAGGTTTCGGCAAACAAGAGTGATGCCGATATCGAAAAGTGGTGGGAGCTGATTGACCGCGTGATTGCCGTTGCCCGGCAGTTCCGGTGGACGAAGGCGGAGGTCACGCGGCGTTCGGGCATGAAGGAAGGCACGTTCAGCCAGTGGTTTTCCGGCCGCTACGAAGGGCGGCTGGATGGTCACAACACCATGATTGAACAATGGCTGGATGCCTTGGAAGCCAGTGCCAGCATTGCGGCGATGATTCCGCAATCGCCGCCCTTCATGAAGCTTCGCGGTTCGGCGGAGGTGCTGGAAACCCTGACGTGGGCGCAGATTTGCCCCGATCTGGTGATGATCACGCTGGGCGCTGGCATGGGCAAGACCGCGACATGCGAGTATTTCACCAACACCCGCCCGCATGTCTACCACGCCACCGTTTCTGAAAGCACCAAGACGGTTCATGGAATGTTGACGGAGCTGGCCGAACAGCTCGCGGTCCAGGAGAACAACCCGGCGCGTCTGGCGCGGGCTATCGGGACCAAGTTGAAGCGGACCGGGGACGGGACGTTGCTGATCGTTGACGAGGGCCAGCACCTGAATGACGAGGCGCTCAACCAGCTTCGTCATTTCGTCGATGTGTACAAATGCGGTGTGGCCGTCGTTGGCAACTCGGAGGTCTATAGCCGGTTTGCCAGCAACAAAAAGGGGCCGAGTTATGCCCAGCTGAAAAGCAGGATCGGCAAGCGCCTGCAACGGGTGCAGCCCTATTCGGATGATTTGCAAACCTACATTGCCGCCTGGAATGTAACCGATCCGGCCTGCATCAAGTTTCTGATGGGTATCGGCCTGAAGGGCGGTGCCTTCCGGCAGATCGAAAGGACCATGCGCATGGCGTTGATGGTGGCGCTTGGGGCAGGGACCGAGGTTGGCTTGAAGGACATTCAGGCCGCCTGGAAGAACCGCGACGTGGAGGACATGGCATGA
- a CDS encoding DUF3164 family protein: MEAIILEEKPANGVTFVNGKEYMANAKGALVPLELVKPQEKLRDESVRKVMAYAVDISARIARFRAHCMDDLDALDAMLEQEYGAKSGGIKGNRTYQTIDGLMRVSVAINDFETAGPELQVAKSLIDECLNEWTSDARVEIRALITRAFDTDKEGKVNLKEIKKLTKLAIEDERWVQAVRAINDAINVAYSKQYIRFHVRKSVQDEWTAVTVDIAKA, encoded by the coding sequence ATGGAAGCGATTATTCTCGAAGAGAAGCCTGCCAACGGGGTGACGTTCGTCAACGGCAAAGAGTACATGGCCAATGCCAAGGGCGCATTGGTGCCGCTGGAGCTTGTGAAACCGCAGGAGAAGCTGCGCGACGAATCGGTCCGCAAGGTCATGGCCTATGCTGTCGATATCTCGGCTCGGATCGCCCGGTTTCGTGCCCACTGCATGGATGATCTCGACGCTTTGGACGCTATGCTGGAGCAGGAATACGGTGCGAAGTCAGGCGGGATAAAGGGCAACCGTACCTATCAGACCATTGACGGACTGATGCGAGTGTCGGTTGCGATCAACGATTTCGAGACGGCTGGCCCAGAGCTTCAGGTGGCAAAGAGCCTCATTGACGAATGCCTCAACGAATGGACATCCGACGCCCGCGTCGAGATCCGCGCCCTGATCACCCGTGCCTTCGACACGGACAAAGAGGGCAAGGTCAACCTCAAGGAAATCAAGAAGCTCACGAAGCTTGCCATTGAGGACGAGCGGTGGGTGCAGGCAGTGCGCGCCATCAACGATGCGATCAACGTCGCCTATTCCAAACAGTACATCCGGTTTCACGTCCGCAAGTCCGTCCAGGACGAATGGACCGCTGTCACTGTCGATATCGCCAAGGCGTGA
- a CDS encoding terminase large subunit domain-containing protein yields the protein MKSPAVPLYGYQQRWLLDRSRFKLGMFARQTGKTFTTTLETVDTCFEAAVKGKRERWVILSRGERQAREAMNEGIKVHCKAYDLAFQEAEFDWEGESGTHKALEVTLPHGSKITALPANPDTARGFSANVFLDEFAFHKDSQQIWRALFPVISKGWNIRVTSTPNGKSNKFYELATGPADDVWSRHVVDIYQAVRDGLPRDIEELRAGLADEDSWAQEFELKWLDEASAWLSYDLISSCEDERAGDPEGYQGNVCFVGRDIGRREDLHVIWVWELIGDVLWERERIEQKRATFAQMDEAFDDVMTRYRVGRVCIDQTGMGEKVTEDAQIRYGSRVEGVLFTGPNKLVMATRGKERFEDRSVRISQGDQKLRADLHKLRKVASATGAPRFVAERDEDHADRTWAAFLGILAADGVVGEYGYEPALPPKSKLAESQGDDEQAYRMASMRNRRGGY from the coding sequence ATGAAGTCACCAGCCGTCCCTCTCTATGGCTACCAGCAGCGCTGGCTGCTTGATCGCTCGCGCTTCAAGCTGGGTATGTTTGCCCGCCAGACGGGCAAGACCTTCACGACCACGCTGGAGACCGTCGACACCTGCTTTGAAGCGGCCGTGAAGGGTAAGCGTGAGCGCTGGGTGATCCTGTCACGCGGGGAGCGCCAGGCGCGCGAAGCCATGAACGAAGGGATCAAGGTCCATTGCAAGGCCTATGATCTTGCCTTTCAGGAAGCGGAGTTCGATTGGGAAGGCGAGAGCGGCACGCATAAAGCCTTGGAAGTGACCCTGCCGCATGGATCGAAGATCACGGCGCTGCCAGCCAATCCGGACACGGCACGCGGCTTTTCCGCCAATGTCTTTCTGGACGAATTTGCCTTCCACAAGGATAGCCAGCAGATCTGGCGGGCGCTCTTTCCGGTCATTTCCAAGGGCTGGAATATCAGGGTCACGTCCACCCCAAACGGCAAGAGCAATAAATTCTACGAACTGGCCACCGGGCCGGCCGATGACGTCTGGAGCCGCCACGTCGTCGATATTTATCAGGCGGTGCGGGATGGCTTGCCCCGCGACATCGAGGAACTGCGCGCCGGTCTGGCAGATGAAGATAGCTGGGCGCAGGAGTTTGAACTGAAGTGGCTGGACGAGGCGAGTGCCTGGTTGTCCTACGATCTGATTTCGTCCTGCGAGGATGAGCGTGCCGGAGACCCTGAAGGCTACCAGGGCAATGTCTGCTTCGTGGGGCGCGATATCGGCCGGCGAGAGGACCTGCACGTCATCTGGGTCTGGGAACTGATCGGTGATGTGCTTTGGGAGCGTGAGCGGATTGAGCAAAAGCGCGCCACCTTTGCGCAGATGGACGAAGCCTTCGACGACGTTATGACCCGCTACCGCGTCGGCCGGGTATGTATCGACCAGACGGGCATGGGCGAGAAAGTCACGGAAGACGCCCAGATCCGTTATGGCAGCCGGGTTGAAGGCGTGTTGTTTACCGGGCCGAATAAGCTTGTCATGGCGACGCGCGGCAAGGAGCGGTTCGAGGATCGCTCCGTGCGCATCAGTCAGGGCGATCAGAAGCTGCGCGCCGATCTTCACAAATTGCGCAAGGTGGCTTCTGCCACCGGTGCGCCTCGCTTTGTGGCTGAACGCGATGAAGACCATGCCGACCGCACCTGGGCGGCCTTCCTGGGCATCCTTGCCGCTGATGGCGTTGTTGGTGAATACGGCTACGAGCCTGCCCTCCCGCCCAAATCCAAACTTGCAGAGAGCCAGGGCGATGATGAACAGGCCTATCGCATGGCATCGATGCGCAACAGACGCGGAGGCTATTGA
- a CDS encoding ASCH domain-containing protein, with translation MVAYGFKKFFAPQIEDGTKTHTIRGHRRRHAHVGEPVQLFQGLRTQHCRKIIDDPICVAVLPIVIMSSDLIDAGIVYIAINGQPLHRDEIEPFAASDGFDPIRLKGIAPAKLIGATARETMGRFWRDSYDKNVFQGVLIKWEPRA, from the coding sequence ATGGTCGCCTACGGCTTCAAGAAATTCTTCGCGCCACAGATCGAAGATGGCACCAAAACGCACACCATTCGGGGACATCGCCGCCGTCATGCCCATGTCGGCGAACCTGTCCAGCTCTTCCAGGGGCTGCGGACCCAGCATTGCCGGAAGATCATCGACGATCCGATCTGCGTTGCGGTGTTGCCGATCGTCATCATGTCCAGCGACCTGATCGACGCTGGCATTGTTTACATCGCCATCAACGGCCAACCGCTGCACCGCGATGAGATCGAGCCATTCGCGGCCTCGGACGGTTTCGATCCGATCCGGCTGAAAGGTATCGCACCGGCAAAGTTGATCGGCGCGACGGCACGGGAAACCATGGGCCGGTTTTGGCGCGACAGCTATGACAAGAACGTCTTCCAGGGCGTCCTGATCAAGTGGGAGCCGCGCGCATGA
- a CDS encoding phage head morphogenesis protein, which yields MTATIAALKPEDAIKALKARGEQLAPSFSWQDVYAEEHAKQFTVAKSAGFDILTDLFDGLQTSLEEGKTFRDFASQVTPVLQAKGWWGVQDVTDPLTGELRKAQLGSTRRLQLIFDVNLRVSYAAGHWAAFERNKARRPWLRYVCILDDHTRPEHRKRHNLCLPVDHPYWDTWAPPCGWNCRCTLQSLSDRDVERMRGELKFTPPEDDFVAFTNKRTGEVRMIPRGIDPGWDHNPGKAGYRAFDAAEKLINAPPIMAAQVNKDPDWLVRPLGDDFARWFDAATAGGRVDRSIVVVGALSEDVLVSLAQGGIAPQSGAITLTQQAALHMIRDAKAGVGKTVDMAALRQLPANLSRPRAVLRDKRDGALLYVFDSGQDPRLAKIVVKVDFADKARPPGGKAQTIVTNSIRTAGLVDQATLSDPATYETLFGKV from the coding sequence ATGACGGCGACGATTGCGGCGCTGAAGCCGGAAGACGCCATCAAGGCCCTGAAGGCGCGCGGCGAACAGCTCGCACCGTCCTTCTCCTGGCAGGACGTCTATGCCGAGGAGCATGCCAAACAGTTCACGGTCGCCAAGTCGGCCGGGTTCGATATCCTCACGGACCTTTTCGACGGCCTTCAAACCAGCCTTGAAGAGGGCAAGACGTTTCGGGATTTCGCCAGCCAGGTGACGCCGGTCCTCCAGGCTAAGGGCTGGTGGGGCGTCCAGGATGTGACCGATCCCCTGACGGGAGAGCTTCGCAAAGCGCAGCTCGGTTCGACACGTCGCCTGCAATTGATCTTCGACGTGAACCTGCGGGTGTCTTACGCAGCAGGCCATTGGGCGGCGTTTGAGCGCAACAAGGCGCGCCGGCCTTGGCTGCGCTATGTCTGCATTCTGGACGACCACACCCGGCCGGAACATCGCAAGCGCCACAATCTTTGCCTGCCTGTCGATCACCCTTATTGGGACACCTGGGCACCGCCGTGCGGTTGGAATTGCCGCTGCACCTTGCAAAGCCTGTCGGATCGCGATGTCGAGCGCATGCGGGGTGAGTTGAAGTTCACGCCGCCCGAAGATGACTTCGTTGCCTTCACCAACAAGCGCACGGGCGAAGTCCGGATGATTCCGCGGGGCATCGATCCTGGCTGGGATCATAATCCCGGCAAGGCCGGATACCGGGCATTCGATGCGGCGGAAAAGCTGATCAATGCACCGCCGATCATGGCCGCCCAGGTCAACAAAGATCCGGACTGGCTGGTCAGGCCGCTCGGCGATGACTTTGCGAGGTGGTTTGACGCAGCGACGGCTGGCGGGCGTGTTGATCGCTCGATCGTCGTGGTTGGCGCTTTGTCCGAGGACGTCCTGGTATCTCTTGCCCAGGGCGGGATTGCGCCGCAGTCAGGTGCCATCACCCTGACCCAGCAAGCGGCTCTGCATATGATCCGCGATGCCAAGGCCGGGGTAGGAAAGACCGTCGATATGGCGGCGCTCCGACAACTGCCTGCCAATCTCAGTCGGCCGAGGGCGGTACTGCGGGATAAGCGCGACGGTGCGCTTCTCTATGTGTTCGACAGCGGCCAAGACCCGCGTCTGGCCAAGATCGTCGTGAAGGTCGATTTTGCAGACAAGGCGCGACCGCCAGGAGGCAAAGCCCAGACGATCGTCACCAACTCGATCCGAACGGCGGGGCTTGTGGATCAGGCCACGCTATCTGATCCAGCCACATATGAAACTCTGTTTGGGAAGGTTTGA
- a CDS encoding DUF935 domain-containing protein, producing MAQILDQYGNPIVKAAMKQEQGGPTTTGVRQAAGNHQAPGLTPQKLARILREAIDGDPERYLELAEDMEERNEHYAGVLGVRKRQVAGLDITVEAASDSADDVRDADLVRDFISRDTFEDELFDILDAVGKSFSATEIIWDTSEGQWSIKALKWNDPRWFRFDRNDGETLRLRGPAGDEDLWPAKWIVHRAKVKSGLTIRGGLARSAAWTYLFKTFTTSDWAIFCEAYGQPLRLGKYGAGASEPDKEKLLRAVSSIAADYAAIVPESMAIEFIQAQLSGSLDLYERRADWLDRQISKLVLGQTATTDAQAGGYAVGKVHDGVREDIERADARQLAATLNRDVVVPLVSFNRGPRKKYPKICIGRPDDIDVNTLVANVVKLVPLGLKVGMSTMRDKIGLPDPGKDEEILMPAAAAAQPPADQTDSGPPAIATQSQMARADRDAIDAAAAQISADDWQEMTPPVVDGLAEALSKATSIAEAQAILAAQVSAMGVNAFVEQLARAAFSARISGEADEPLS from the coding sequence ATGGCCCAGATCCTCGACCAATACGGCAACCCGATCGTCAAGGCCGCGATGAAGCAGGAGCAAGGTGGGCCGACAACGACTGGCGTTCGCCAAGCGGCTGGCAATCACCAGGCACCCGGCCTGACACCCCAGAAGCTTGCCCGCATTTTGCGCGAGGCCATTGATGGCGATCCGGAGCGCTACCTTGAGCTTGCCGAAGACATGGAGGAGCGCAACGAGCATTATGCTGGTGTTCTGGGTGTGCGCAAACGTCAGGTCGCCGGACTGGACATCACGGTTGAGGCTGCCAGCGATAGTGCAGACGATGTCCGCGATGCCGACCTCGTGCGCGACTTTATATCTCGCGATACCTTTGAGGACGAACTGTTCGATATTCTCGATGCCGTGGGGAAGAGCTTCAGCGCCACCGAAATCATCTGGGACACATCAGAAGGCCAATGGTCAATCAAGGCGCTCAAATGGAATGATCCACGATGGTTCCGATTCGATCGCAATGATGGGGAGACATTGAGACTGCGTGGTCCGGCCGGTGACGAAGATCTCTGGCCAGCGAAATGGATCGTGCATCGCGCCAAGGTCAAATCGGGCCTGACCATTCGTGGTGGCTTGGCCCGATCAGCGGCTTGGACCTATTTGTTCAAGACCTTCACGACTTCGGATTGGGCCATCTTCTGCGAGGCTTATGGCCAGCCGTTGCGGCTGGGCAAATATGGCGCTGGCGCAAGCGAGCCCGACAAAGAAAAGCTGCTGCGGGCTGTCTCCAGCATTGCGGCCGATTATGCCGCCATCGTGCCAGAAAGCATGGCGATTGAGTTTATCCAGGCGCAACTGTCCGGTAGCCTTGATCTCTATGAACGGCGTGCCGATTGGCTGGACCGGCAGATATCCAAGCTCGTGCTGGGACAGACGGCAACGACAGATGCACAGGCTGGCGGCTATGCGGTCGGCAAGGTGCATGACGGTGTGCGTGAGGATATCGAGCGGGCGGATGCACGCCAGCTTGCCGCGACCCTGAACCGCGATGTTGTCGTGCCACTGGTATCGTTCAATCGTGGCCCCCGAAAAAAATACCCGAAAATCTGTATCGGACGCCCCGACGATATCGATGTCAACACTCTGGTTGCTAATGTCGTCAAGCTGGTCCCGCTCGGCCTGAAGGTCGGCATGTCCACCATGCGCGACAAGATCGGCCTGCCTGATCCTGGCAAGGACGAAGAAATCCTGATGCCGGCCGCAGCGGCAGCGCAGCCGCCTGCCGATCAGACGGACAGCGGACCGCCTGCGATTGCCACCCAAAGCCAGATGGCCCGCGCCGATCGCGATGCTATCGATGCGGCAGCCGCCCAGATCTCGGCTGATGACTGGCAGGAGATGACGCCGCCTGTGGTCGATGGTTTGGCCGAGGCACTGAGCAAGGCAACCTCGATCGCGGAGGCACAGGCGATCCTTGCGGCTCAAGTCAGCGCCATGGGCGTCAATGCCTTTGTCGAGCAGCTCGCCCGTGCGGCGTTCTCAGCCCGGATATCCGGTGAAGCCGATGAGCCGCTTTCATGA
- a CDS encoding DUF2730 family protein, with the protein MILDMTAIGVLISLALNSINLLTQFRTMMSTGEKKLEERMVKAESKLVEYDRRIQAIESELKHLPDRGTTHRLELSMAEIAGRLNTIEVAQAGRFSAMEQKLAPIQAMGERLNEVLLEQAKHEQHRG; encoded by the coding sequence ATGATCCTCGATATGACAGCCATCGGCGTTCTGATCTCGCTGGCGCTCAACAGTATCAACCTGCTCACGCAGTTCCGCACGATGATGTCGACGGGTGAAAAGAAGCTCGAAGAGCGGATGGTCAAAGCGGAATCGAAGCTGGTCGAATACGACCGGCGCATCCAGGCGATCGAGAGCGAGCTAAAGCATCTGCCTGATCGCGGAACGACCCACCGCCTTGAACTGTCAATGGCGGAAATCGCCGGGCGTCTCAACACGATCGAAGTTGCACAAGCAGGCCGATTTTCGGCCATGGAGCAAAAACTAGCCCCCATCCAAGCCATGGGCGAACGGCTGAACGAAGTCCTTTTGGAGCAAGCAAAGCATGAACAGCATCGCGGTTGA
- a CDS encoding TraR/DksA C4-type zinc finger protein, whose product MLSNIHFELAEERVEQERAAKVAAARADINKAGADECVDCGQTIPQARRLAYPAAARCIDCQTSIEREVYCR is encoded by the coding sequence ATGCTCAGTAATATCCATTTCGAGCTTGCCGAAGAGCGGGTGGAGCAAGAGCGGGCGGCCAAGGTCGCGGCAGCACGTGCCGACATCAACAAGGCCGGCGCAGACGAGTGCGTCGATTGCGGGCAAACCATCCCACAGGCGCGCCGACTGGCTTATCCGGCTGCCGCCCGTTGCATCGACTGTCAGACGTCGATCGAGCGTGAGGTTTATTGCCGATGA
- a CDS encoding phage protease has translation MTKRTQHLFSGLVAAHAVMLGGADAALPSEGSSGHWIMLLPIGSFSGRDGRGPYSTNGLEGMRAVIASTEQRAGSTDLVVDYDHQTQFSAVPGVGGQAPAAGWIKQLDARPDGLYGLVEWTDKAAQAIRAGEYRYISPVYQHDKAGQVLRLISAGLTNVPNLELAAVAASAQQNCAQPNQENDMKRIAAALGLSEDADENAILIAINSVLTGNAAIAAAAGLSATAKPAEIVTAINSARADVDPTKFVPIEQVAALQTGLKALQTKMEGEEAETAVNRAITEGRLTPALKAWGLDLHKKDAAAFKAFADASPVLTATQRAGVTPPGNGTDTDLTTEDLAVMSQMGLSKADFLKAKKGGDA, from the coding sequence ATGACGAAACGTACCCAACACCTCTTTTCCGGCCTTGTTGCCGCCCATGCCGTAATGCTGGGTGGGGCGGATGCCGCTTTGCCTTCCGAAGGCTCGTCCGGGCACTGGATCATGCTGCTGCCGATCGGATCGTTTTCCGGTCGCGACGGTCGCGGTCCCTATTCGACCAATGGTCTTGAAGGCATGCGGGCCGTGATTGCTTCCACCGAACAGCGCGCCGGCAGTACCGACCTCGTGGTCGATTACGATCACCAGACGCAGTTCTCGGCTGTGCCCGGTGTGGGTGGCCAAGCGCCGGCTGCCGGCTGGATCAAGCAGCTCGATGCCCGTCCCGATGGCCTCTATGGCTTGGTCGAATGGACGGACAAGGCAGCCCAGGCCATCCGGGCTGGCGAGTATCGCTACATTTCCCCCGTCTACCAGCACGATAAGGCCGGCCAGGTGCTGCGGCTGATTTCGGCCGGATTGACCAATGTGCCCAATCTCGAACTTGCGGCCGTGGCCGCCAGTGCCCAGCAAAATTGCGCTCAACCCAACCAGGAAAACGATATGAAAAGAATTGCCGCCGCCTTGGGGCTTTCCGAGGACGCGGATGAGAATGCTATTCTCATCGCGATCAACAGCGTGCTGACCGGCAATGCGGCGATCGCCGCTGCGGCTGGTCTGTCGGCTACCGCCAAGCCGGCCGAGATCGTCACCGCGATCAATTCCGCACGCGCCGATGTCGATCCCACCAAGTTCGTACCGATCGAGCAGGTCGCGGCGCTCCAGACTGGTTTGAAGGCCCTTCAAACCAAAATGGAAGGCGAGGAGGCCGAGACCGCCGTTAACCGGGCGATCACCGAAGGCAGGCTTACGCCGGCACTGAAGGCCTGGGGCCTTGATCTGCACAAGAAAGACGCCGCAGCCTTCAAGGCGTTTGCCGACGCTTCTCCGGTTCTGACGGCAACCCAGCGCGCCGGCGTCACACCGCCCGGCAATGGCACCGACACGGATCTGACGACGGAGGATCTGGCGGTCATGAGCCAGATGGGTCTCAGCAAGGCCGACTTCCTCAAGGCCAAGAAAGGCGGTGACGCATGA
- a CDS encoding M15 family metallopeptidase produces MTNWPQQSAAADFYGANLKITKGVAGPDPVWEKANLVTVALPWKAVASWDRTISIKSLRVHRLVAESLTRVLNRIWEAFGRSQKAIEAAGMHLIGGGYNWRQMRGKARLSMHALGCAVDFDPARNGLGDPTPEMDQRVVEAFEVEGWVWGGRWSPQSRDGMHFQAAIV; encoded by the coding sequence ATGACCAATTGGCCTCAACAGTCTGCCGCTGCCGATTTCTACGGCGCAAACCTCAAGATCACCAAGGGCGTCGCCGGGCCAGATCCTGTTTGGGAGAAGGCCAACCTTGTCACGGTGGCCCTGCCATGGAAGGCGGTTGCCTCGTGGGATAGAACTATCAGCATCAAATCCTTGCGAGTCCATCGGCTGGTTGCGGAAAGCCTGACCCGTGTGCTGAATAGAATCTGGGAAGCGTTCGGCCGCAGCCAGAAAGCTATTGAAGCCGCAGGCATGCACCTGATCGGGGGCGGCTATAACTGGCGGCAAATGCGCGGCAAGGCGCGGCTGTCCATGCACGCTTTAGGCTGCGCTGTAGACTTCGATCCTGCTCGCAATGGCCTTGGCGATCCGACGCCTGAAATGGACCAGCGTGTTGTTGAAGCCTTCGAGGTTGAAGGATGGGTGTGGGGTGGCCGTTGGTCGCCACAGAGCCGGGATGGCATGCATTTTCAGGCGGCGATCGTATGA
- a CDS encoding NAD(P)+ transhydrogenase beta chain: MEKPSYTTSKQWLWCSGALAWTVILALTIAACLGSDQAVAFGTIAVPSMVGLIVALLGVHRAFGSLDMRAMTRGPKPDPPCLEPPAGGQS, from the coding sequence ATGGAAAAGCCGTCCTACACCACGTCCAAGCAATGGCTCTGGTGTTCCGGTGCCTTGGCCTGGACTGTCATCCTGGCTTTGACCATCGCGGCTTGCCTTGGCTCTGACCAGGCCGTGGCGTTCGGCACCATTGCTGTTCCGAGCATGGTCGGCCTGATCGTTGCGCTGCTGGGTGTGCATCGCGCCTTCGGCTCTCTCGATATGCGGGCAATGACGCGGGGACCAAAGCCTGATCCGCCTTGTCTTGAACCTCCCGCCGGAGGTCAGTCATGA